Proteins from a genomic interval of Acomys russatus chromosome 19, mAcoRus1.1, whole genome shotgun sequence:
- the LOC127203712 gene encoding zinc finger protein 45-like isoform X2, with translation MTKVKEAVTFRDVAVVFSEEELGLLDADQRKLYRDVMLETFRNLLSVGDRNLQETDPLQEGGLRYLPHDELFCSQIWQQVTRELTKARDCTVNTGGTGSPLKQDAHWEDEGFSKLSGHNSEFQLRCGIGGSKNHHREEMKEKDYTADSPHLGANRQAAAGEKRYKCGKCDNSFCRLSGLQAHQVRHTGAKPYTCEECGKGFTRASTLLDHQRGHTGNKPYQCDACWKSFCHSSEFNNHLRVHTGEKPYRCEECGKGFSQVSHLLAHQRGHTGEKPYRCNTCGRGFSRSSDLTVHRRIHTGEKPYGCDKCGKAFTRVSTLQVHQRVHSEDKPYQCAECGKGFTVESHLQAHRRSHTGERPYQCEECGRGFCRASNFLAHRGVHTGEKPYRCDVCGRRFRQRSYLHDHRRIHTGEKPYTCEECGKGFSWSSYLKAHQRVHTGEKPYRCEECGKGFSWGSSLLIHQRSHAEEKGHEDFPASVGSHRKRPL, from the exons ATGACCAAGGTCAAG GAGGCGGTGACGTTCAGGGACGTGGCCGTGGTCTtcagtgaggaggagctggggctgcTGGATGCTGACCAGAGGAAGCTGTACCGTgacgtgatgctggagaccttCAGGAACCTTCTGTCAGTGG GAGACAGGAATCTACAGGAGACGGACCCTCTTCAGGAAGGAGGGTTGAGGTACCTGCCACATGACGAGCTTTTCTGCTCGCAAATCTGGCAACAAGTTACGAGGGAGTTAACCAAGGCTCGAGATTGCACGGTAAACACCGGAGGAACTGGCTCTCCGTTGAAACAAGATGCGCATTGGGAAGATGAAGGGTTCAGTAAACTTTCCGGTCATAACTCGGAGTTTCAGCTCCGCTGCGGAATAGGTGGTAGCAAAAACCATCACAGggaggagatgaaagagaaagactaTACCGCGGACTCGCCCCATCTTGGGGCTAACAGGCAAGCCGCTGCAGGGGAGAAGAGGTACAAATGTGGAAAATGTGATAACTCCTTCTGCCGGTTGTcaggtcttcaagcccatcaggtGAGGCACACTGGAGCGAAACCGTACACATGTGAGGAGTGTGGAAAGGGCTTTACTCGGGCTTCGACCCTTCTGGACCATCAGAGAGGCCACACCGGAAACAAGCCCTATCAGTGTGATGCTTGCTGGAAGAGTTTCTGTCACAGCTCCGAGTTTAACAATCACCTAAGAGTCCACACGGGCGAAAAGCCCTATCGATGCGAGGAGTGTGGCAAAGGCTTTAGCCAGGTTTCACATCTCCTGGCCCATCAGAGAGGCCACACGGGGGAGAAACCCTACCGATGTAACACTTGCGGCAGGGGCTTCAGCCGGAGTTCGGATCTTACCGTCCACCGTAGAATCCACaccggagagaaaccctatggatgCGAcaagtgtgggaaagccttcacgCGCGTCTCCACTCTCCAAGTGCATCAGCGGGTCCACAGCGAAGACAAACCTTACCAGTGCGCGGAGTGCGGGAAGGGCTTCACCGTAGAGTCACACCTCCAAGCCCACCGGAGGTCCCACACCGGAGAGAGACCCTATCAGTGTGAGGAGTGCGGGAGAGGCTTCTGCAGGGCTTCCAATTTCCTGGCTCACCGTGGGGTCCACACAGGTGAAAAGCCATACCGGTGCGACGTGTGTGGGAGACGCTTCCGGCAGAGGTCCTACCTCCACGACCACCGCagaatccacactggagagaagccgtACACGTGCGAGGAGTGTGGCAAAGGCTTCAGTTGGAGCTCGTACCTCAAAGCCCACCAGAGAGTTCACACAGGTGAAAAACCGTACCGGTGCGAGGAGTGCGGGAAGGGTTTCAGCTGGGGCTCTAGTCTCCTCATTCACCAGCGCAGCCATGCCGAGGAGAAGGGTCACGAGGATTTCCCGGCATCAGTGGGCTCACACAGGAAGCGACCTCTGTGA
- the LOC127203717 gene encoding zinc finger protein 45-like: MLLGDRNLQETDPLQEGGLRYLPRDELFRSQIWQQVTRELAKAQDCTVNTGGTGSPLKQEDVSYEGEELSKVSSQNSVPQADHRELPEGEAREKDFSCAHHLHVITGEKPYRCEKCHNTCRSPSLQSHQRIHDMHGLNKADGLFKNFSQRPLFQYRQSVPTGENSKGCEECGDTGKSSYGQTVLLGHRGEELYKCEGCGESFSHSSHLQVHQRVHAGEKPYNCEETGKDFAGFSRLHPHHQIHKGEKPHEGDACGKGFSDSSHVNIHCRVHTGEKPSKCEEYGKSFCQASNLLDHQRGHAGEKPYQCDTCGKSFSCSSDFNTHIRVHTGEKPYKCEECGKDFSQASDLLSHQRGHTGEKPYKCNTCGKSFRWSSNLSVHRRIHTGEKPYKCEECGKGFSQSSDLLSHQRGHTGEKPYKCNICGKSFRRSSDRNVHCRIHTGEKPYKCEECGKAFTQAANLLAHQRSHTREKPYKSNPGGKSFRRSSNLNVHCRIHTREKPYICDTCGKGFSYSSQFKIHCRFHTGEKPYKCEECGKGFSVASHLKAHQISHTGEKPYKCNTCGKGFSRSSNLSVHCRIHTGEKPYKCDKCGKAFSQFSSLQVHLGVHTGEKPYQCAECGKGFTGGSQLQAHQRSHTGERPYQCDVTRTSACT; this comes from the coding sequence ATGCTTTTAGGAGACAGGAATCTACAGGAGACGGACCCTCTTCAGGAAGGAGGGCTGAGGTACCTGCCACGTGACGAGCTTTTCCGCTCGCAAATCTGGCAGCAAGTTACGAGGGAGTTAGCCAAGGCTCAGGACTGCACGGTAAACACCGGAGGAACTGGCTCTCCGTTGAAACAAGAAGACGTGAGCTATGAAGGAGAGGAGCTGAGTAAAGTTTCCAGTCAGAATTCCGTTCCTCAGGCTGACCACAGGGAACTCCCTGAAGGAGAGGCACGTGAGAAAGATTTCAGTTGCGCCCACCATCTTCACGTTATTACAGGAGAGAAGCCCTACAGGTGTGAAAAATGTCACAACACCTGTCGGTCCCCAAgtcttcagtcccatcagagaATACACGATATGCACGGATTGAACAAGGCAGACGGTCTGTTCAAAAATTTCAGTCAAAGGCCACTATTTCAGTATCGTCAGAGTGTCCCCACTGGAGAAAACTCCAAAGGATGTGAGGAGTGTGGGGATACTGGGAAAAGCTCCTATGGCCAGACAGTTTTGTTAGGTCACAGAGGAGAGGAACTTTATAAATGTGAGGGGTGTGGAGagagcttcagccacagctcacATCTCCAGGTCCACCAGAGAGTCCACGCTGGAGAGAAGCCTTATAACTGTGAAGAGACTGGGAAGGACTTTGCCGGGTTTTCACGACTACACCCGCATCATCAAATCCACAAAGGAGAGAAGCCACACGAAGGCGATGCATGTGGCAAGGGCTTTAGTGACAGTTCACACGTTAACATTCATTGTAGAGTCCACACAGGAGAAAAACCCAGTAAGTGTGAGGAATATGGGAAAAGCTTCTGTCAGGCCTCAAATCTTCTGGATCATCAGAGGGGCCACGCTGGAGAGAAGCCTTATCAATGTGACACTTGTGGGAAGAGCTTCAGCTGTAGTTCTGATTTTAACACTCACATTAGGGTCCACACGGGTGAAAAACCCTAcaagtgtgaggagtgtgggaaaGATTTTAGCCAGGCATCGGATCTTCTGTCCCATCAGAGAggccacactggagagaaaccctacaaatgtaacACATGTGGGAAGAGCTTCCGTTGGAGTTCAAATCTCAGCGTTCATCGTAgaatccacacaggagagaaaccctataagtgtgaggagtgtgggaaaGGCTTTAGCCAGTCATCGGATCTTCTGTCGCATCAGAGAggccacactggagagaaaccctacaaatgtaacATATGTGGGAAGAGCTTCCGCCGGAGTTCAGATCGTAATGTCCATTGTAGAATCCACACAGGAGAAAAACCCTATAAGTGTGAGGAGTGTGGAAAAGCCTTCACCCAGGCCGCGAACCTTCTGGCCCATCAGAGAAGCCACACCAGAGAGAAGCCCTATAAATCTAACCCAGGTGGGAAGAGCTTCCGCCGGAGTTCAAACCTTAATGTTCATTGTAGAATCCACACAAGAGAGAAACCATACATATGTGATACGTGTGGGAAGGGCTTTAGCTACAGTTCGCAGTTTAAAATTCATTGTCGATTCCACACAGGAGAAAAGCCCTATAAGTGTGAGGAGTGTGGCAAAGGCTTCAGTGTAGCCTCACACCTTAAAGCTCATCAGATAAGCCACaccggagagaaaccctacaaatgtaacACATGTGGGAAAGGCTTCAGCCGGAGTTCAAATCTTAGCGTTCATTGTAgaatccacacaggagagaaaccgtACAAATGTGACAAGTGTGGGAAGGCCTTCAGTCAGTTCTCAAGTCTCCAAGTGCATCTGGGggtccacacaggagagaaaccataTCAGTGCGCAGAGTGCGGGAAGGGCTTCACGGGAGGTTCACAACTGCAAGCCCACCAGAGGTCACACACTGGAGAGAGACCCTATCAGTGTGATGTAACAAGGACGAGTGCTTGTACGTAA